A single genomic interval of Zingiber officinale cultivar Zhangliang chromosome 4A, Zo_v1.1, whole genome shotgun sequence harbors:
- the LOC121973469 gene encoding transcription factor NIGT1-like isoform X1, with product MVNQDMDYVRALEEERRKIQVFQRELPLCMKLVTRAIERLRQQMDDRPVLEEFIPLKLSSSSSSSPEDRLRDSQMSTPAAAATRFSEKLDWLKSVQIWNQSAETEAALLPPPPVKPIAVSGNGGDAFHPFATENKIAAPAGSNASKGDACGGEDKKEGQLQGHRKTRRSWSPELHRRFLRALEQLGGSHVATPKQIKELMKVDGLTNDEVKSHLQKYRLYNRRRSPEDKRTENIRHVQQFVLISGMCVQPQESTAAPPPAVCTSGAALASDLRFKQQKQNKTQSRGNDDDGASNSSSSQTTTVSPP from the exons ATGGTCAACCAAGACATGGACTACGTTCGCGCGCTCGAGGAGGAACGCAGGAAGATTCAGGTGTTCCAGAGAGAGTTGCCTCTTTGCATGAAACTCGTCACTCGAG CCATCGAAAGATTGAGGCAGCAGATGGATGATAGGCCGGTGCTGGAGGAGTTCATTCCGTTGAAgctgagctcgtcgtcgtcgtcttcgccGGAAGATAGATTAAGAGATTCTCAGATGAGCacgccggcggcggcggcgaccaGATTTTCTGAGAAGCTGGATTGGCTTAAATCGGTTCAGATATGGAATCAGAGTGCGGAAACGGAGGCGGCG cttcttcctcctcctcctgtgAAGCCGATAGCAGTCAGTGGTAATGGAGGAGACGCATTTCATCCTTTTGCAACAGAAAATAAAATTGCGGCACCGGCAGGCTCAAATGCTAGCAAGGGAGACGCCTGTGGCGGTGAAGACAAGAAGGAAGGTCAGCTTCAGGGTCACAGGAAGACAAGGAGGAGTTGGTCGCCGGAGCTCCACCGCCGGTTTCTCCGCGCCCTCGAGCAGCTCGGAGGCTCTCACG TTGCGACTCCAAAGCAGATCAAGGAGCTGATGAAGGTGGATGGCCTCACCAACGATGAAGTTAAGAGCCATTTACAG AAATATCGACTATACAACCGGAGGCGAAGCCCTGAAGATAAAAGAACTGAAAACATCCGTCATGTTCAACAGTTTGTGTTAATTAGTGGCATGTGTGTTCAACCTCAGGAATCCACAGCAGCACCTCCTCCTGCTGTTTGCACCTCTGGGGCTGCACTTGCATCAGACTTGAgattcaagcagcagaagcagaaTAAGACACAATCAAGAGGAAATGATGATGATGGTGCATCCAACTCTTCCTCTTCACAGACAACAACAGTCTCACCTCCTTAA
- the LOC121973469 gene encoding transcription factor NIGT1-like isoform X2, whose product MVNQDMDYVRALEEERRKIQVFQRELPLCMKLVTRAIERLRQQMDDRPVLEEFIPLKLSSSSSSSPEDRLRDSQMSTPAAAATRFSEKLDWLKSVQIWNQSAETEAAPIAVSGNGGDAFHPFATENKIAAPAGSNASKGDACGGEDKKEGQLQGHRKTRRSWSPELHRRFLRALEQLGGSHVATPKQIKELMKVDGLTNDEVKSHLQKYRLYNRRRSPEDKRTENIRHVQQFVLISGMCVQPQESTAAPPPAVCTSGAALASDLRFKQQKQNKTQSRGNDDDGASNSSSSQTTTVSPP is encoded by the exons ATGGTCAACCAAGACATGGACTACGTTCGCGCGCTCGAGGAGGAACGCAGGAAGATTCAGGTGTTCCAGAGAGAGTTGCCTCTTTGCATGAAACTCGTCACTCGAG CCATCGAAAGATTGAGGCAGCAGATGGATGATAGGCCGGTGCTGGAGGAGTTCATTCCGTTGAAgctgagctcgtcgtcgtcgtcttcgccGGAAGATAGATTAAGAGATTCTCAGATGAGCacgccggcggcggcggcgaccaGATTTTCTGAGAAGCTGGATTGGCTTAAATCGGTTCAGATATGGAATCAGAGTGCGGAAACGGAGGCGGCG CCGATAGCAGTCAGTGGTAATGGAGGAGACGCATTTCATCCTTTTGCAACAGAAAATAAAATTGCGGCACCGGCAGGCTCAAATGCTAGCAAGGGAGACGCCTGTGGCGGTGAAGACAAGAAGGAAGGTCAGCTTCAGGGTCACAGGAAGACAAGGAGGAGTTGGTCGCCGGAGCTCCACCGCCGGTTTCTCCGCGCCCTCGAGCAGCTCGGAGGCTCTCACG TTGCGACTCCAAAGCAGATCAAGGAGCTGATGAAGGTGGATGGCCTCACCAACGATGAAGTTAAGAGCCATTTACAG AAATATCGACTATACAACCGGAGGCGAAGCCCTGAAGATAAAAGAACTGAAAACATCCGTCATGTTCAACAGTTTGTGTTAATTAGTGGCATGTGTGTTCAACCTCAGGAATCCACAGCAGCACCTCCTCCTGCTGTTTGCACCTCTGGGGCTGCACTTGCATCAGACTTGAgattcaagcagcagaagcagaaTAAGACACAATCAAGAGGAAATGATGATGATGGTGCATCCAACTCTTCCTCTTCACAGACAACAACAGTCTCACCTCCTTAA